One Alkaliphilus sp. B6464 genomic window carries:
- a CDS encoding helix-turn-helix domain-containing protein encodes MEERLKELRKFLDLNQREFSAKLNIGHSTLAMFETGQRVPKDLHISQICAVFNVNEEWLRTGKGEMFKTEDDLYEALINAIGQIDELDRKIIIEYLKLPKEHKKVFKDFFRSIIKE; translated from the coding sequence GTGGAGGAAAGGTTGAAAGAGCTTAGAAAGTTTTTAGATCTTAACCAAAGAGAATTTAGTGCAAAACTTAACATTGGGCATTCTACACTAGCAATGTTTGAAACAGGACAGAGAGTTCCAAAAGACTTACACATTTCTCAAATTTGTGCTGTTTTTAATGTTAATGAAGAATGGCTTCGTACTGGAAAAGGAGAAATGTTTAAAACCGAAGATGACTTGTACGAAGCGTTAATTAATGCTATAGGGCAAATAGATGAGCTAGATAGAAAAATAATAATAGAATACTTAAAGCTACCTAAAGAACATAAAAAAGTTTTTAAAGATTTCTTTAGATCAATAATAAAAGAATGA